A stretch of the Musa acuminata AAA Group cultivar baxijiao chromosome BXJ2-7, Cavendish_Baxijiao_AAA, whole genome shotgun sequence genome encodes the following:
- the LOC135617245 gene encoding short-chain dehydrogenase TIC 32 B, chloroplastic-like isoform X1 produces the protein MGFFRLVTGLPGPSGFGSASTAEQVTAGIDASNLTVIITGGASGIGTETARVFALRGAHVIIAARNLKAAVGAKQLIQRTAPASRVDILELDLSSLKSVRAFADKFLSMDLPLDVLINNAGVMFCPHQLSRDGIEMQFATNHLGHFLLTNLLLEKMKSTAKKTGMEGRIINLSSIAHKHTYKGGIWFDKLNDKDVYSDKKAYGQSKLANILHANELSRRLQEDGAKVTVNSVHPGLIMTNLMRHSFLLMRVLKVFSFVFWKNVPQGAATTCYVALHPSLKGVTGKYFFDCNEEMPSSWARDKKLAKKLWGFSEKLVKSSLRDLP, from the exons ATGGGATTCTTCAGGCTGGTGACGGGGCTGCCGGGTCCGAGCGGGTTCGGATCCGCTTCCACGGCCGAGCAGGTCACCGCTGGCATTGACGCCTCCAACCTCACCGTCATCATCACCG GAGGTGCAAGCGGAATCGGCACAGAGACCGCGAGAGTTTTTGCGCTTCGAGGAGCACATGTCATCATTGCTGCAAGGAACTTGAAGGCTGCCGTTGGCGCAAAGCAACTCATCCAGCGAACTGCTCCAGCATCCCGAGTCGACATCTTAGAGCTCGATCTGAGCTCGTTGAAGTCCGTGCGAGCCTTCGCAGATAAATTCCTTTCCATGGATTTACCTCTCGACGTCTTGAT AAACAATGCCGGTGTGATGTTCTGTCCCCATCAACTCTCCCGGGATGGAATCGAGATGCAGTTTGCTACAAATCATCTGG GTCACTTTCTGTTGACGAATCTTCTACTTGAGAAGATGAAAAGCACAGCGAAGAAGACAGGAATGGAGGGTCGCATCATAAATCTATCATCGATAGCTCACAAGCATACATACAAGGGAGGAATATGGTTCGATAAACTTAATGACAAGGATGT ATACTCGGATAAAAAGGCATATGGACAGTCCAAACTGGCCAATATATTGCATGCAAATGAGCTATCTCGGCGCTTACAG GAAGATGGGGCAAAAGTTACAGTAAATTCTGTTCATCCAGGTCTGATCATGACAAATTTGATGAGGCATTCTTTCCTTTTAATGC GGGTGCTAAAAGTATTCAGTTTTGTCTTCTGGAAGAATGTACCACAG GGAGCAGCTACTACATGCTACGTCGCACTGCATCCGAGCCTCAAGGGTGTGACCGGGAAGTACTTCTTCGACTGCAACGAGGAGATGCCGAGTTCCTGGGCCAGAGACAAGAAGTTGGCGAAGAAGCTCTGGGGCTTCAGCGAAAAGCTGGTTAAATCAAGCCTAAGAGATCTCCCATAA
- the LOC135617250 gene encoding uncharacterized protein LOC135617250, whose amino-acid sequence MISTRARDHLHPLLLLFAHHHHHLGRSRTSQAFDMGEHYSPAAAYIRLVQHLIETCLLWHMSMEECMEALLLHADVSPAITSTVWKELEKENQEFFRAYRRLPPQYVGQSRR is encoded by the exons ATGATCTCCACTCGGGCACGTGATCACCTCCACCCTCTCCTCCTTTTATTTGCCCACCATCATCACCACCTCGGCCGCAGCAGAACCAGTCAAGCTTTCGACATGGGCGAGCACTACTCTCCGGCCGCCGCATACATCAGACTG GTTCAGCATCTCATCGAGACGTGCCTACTGTGGCACATGAGCATGGAGGAATGCATGGAGGCGCTGCTGCTGCACGCCGATGTCAGTCCGGCCATCACCTCCACCG TGTGGAAGGAGTTGGAGAAGGAGAACCAGGAGTTCTTCAGGGCGTACCGGCGGCTGCCGCCGCAGTACGTCGGTCAGAGCCGGAGGTGA
- the LOC103991723 gene encoding coatomer subunit zeta-1, whose amino-acid sequence MDCCPSIKNVLLLDSEGKRVAVKYYTDDWPTLAAKLAYEKSIFTKTLKTNARTEAEIAMLDGYIVVYKFIQDLHFFVTGGDDENELIIATVLQGFFDAVGLLLRNNVDKRSALENLDLILLCLDEIVDGGIVLETEASVIATKVAANSLDGATSLSEQTISQALATAREHLARSLLK is encoded by the exons ATG GATTGTTGCCCATCCATCAAGAATGTTCTTCTCCTTGATTCTGAGGGAAAACGAGTGGCTGTTAAGTACTATACAGATGATTGGCCTACACTTGCCGCTAAATTGGCATATGAGAAGTCTATATTTACCAAGACACTGAAAACAAATGCTAGGACTGAAG CTGAGATAGCAATGCTTGATGGTTACATTGTCGTCTACAAATTCATTCAGGACCTTCACTTTTTTGTTACTGGAGGAGACGATGAGAATGAGCTCATCATAGCGACTGTGCTTCAGGGATTCTTTGATGCAGTTGGGCTGCTTCTTAG GAACAATGTAGATAAAAGATCAGCACTTGAAAACCTGGATTTGATCCTTCTTTGCCTTGATGAAATTGTTGATGGAGG GATTGTCCTCGAGACAGAAGCAAGTGTTATTGCCACAAAAGTAGCAGCAAACAGTCTTGATGGAGCCACATCCTTGTCCGAGCAG ACGATTTCTCAAGCCCTGGCAACTGCTCGTGAACACTTGGCAAGATCTCTTCTTAAGTAA
- the LOC135617245 gene encoding short-chain dehydrogenase TIC 32 B, chloroplastic-like isoform X2: MGFFRLVTGLPGPSGFGSASTAEQVTAGIDASNLTVIITGGASGIGTETARVFALRGAHVIIAARNLKAAVGAKQLIQRTAPASRVDILELDLSSLKSVRAFADKFLSMDLPLDVLINNAGVMFCPHQLSRDGIEMQFATNHLGHFLLTNLLLEKMKSTAKKTGMEGRIINLSSIAHKHTYKGGIWFDKLNDKDVYSDKKAYGQSKLANILHANELSRRLQGAATTCYVALHPSLKGVTGKYFFDCNEEMPSSWARDKKLAKKLWGFSEKLVKSSLRDLP, encoded by the exons ATGGGATTCTTCAGGCTGGTGACGGGGCTGCCGGGTCCGAGCGGGTTCGGATCCGCTTCCACGGCCGAGCAGGTCACCGCTGGCATTGACGCCTCCAACCTCACCGTCATCATCACCG GAGGTGCAAGCGGAATCGGCACAGAGACCGCGAGAGTTTTTGCGCTTCGAGGAGCACATGTCATCATTGCTGCAAGGAACTTGAAGGCTGCCGTTGGCGCAAAGCAACTCATCCAGCGAACTGCTCCAGCATCCCGAGTCGACATCTTAGAGCTCGATCTGAGCTCGTTGAAGTCCGTGCGAGCCTTCGCAGATAAATTCCTTTCCATGGATTTACCTCTCGACGTCTTGAT AAACAATGCCGGTGTGATGTTCTGTCCCCATCAACTCTCCCGGGATGGAATCGAGATGCAGTTTGCTACAAATCATCTGG GTCACTTTCTGTTGACGAATCTTCTACTTGAGAAGATGAAAAGCACAGCGAAGAAGACAGGAATGGAGGGTCGCATCATAAATCTATCATCGATAGCTCACAAGCATACATACAAGGGAGGAATATGGTTCGATAAACTTAATGACAAGGATGT ATACTCGGATAAAAAGGCATATGGACAGTCCAAACTGGCCAATATATTGCATGCAAATGAGCTATCTCGGCGCTTACAG GGAGCAGCTACTACATGCTACGTCGCACTGCATCCGAGCCTCAAGGGTGTGACCGGGAAGTACTTCTTCGACTGCAACGAGGAGATGCCGAGTTCCTGGGCCAGAGACAAGAAGTTGGCGAAGAAGCTCTGGGGCTTCAGCGAAAAGCTGGTTAAATCAAGCCTAAGAGATCTCCCATAA
- the LOC135617248 gene encoding protein SLOW GREEN 1, chloroplastic-like, which produces MEPLCRTAHRHPFHLPLFSKPLISSPPLLKPFPCSSSTKPCPSLRASCSSKSSSNSLAPVIKIASVAAATSIAAAALFLARLCPPALAAAAAAAPPAPAVQSDALPSDASSETTPLTEAEKERILEERLDSHPDDVRSLRALMELKVKAGKLAEAIGIVDRLIALEPAEKDLPLLKAHLQSYDGDTETAKRGFEELLEKDPFLVEAYHGLIMATSQSEDDGDLDAILKRVEDAMELCKKARRKEDLRDFKLLMAQIRVIEGRYEDSLKIYKELVKEEPRDFRPYLCQGIIYTLLRKKDEAEKQFQTYRRLVPKGHPYAQYFDDNMIAMKVFGQMDENRRKAALKN; this is translated from the coding sequence ATGGAGCCTCTCTGCCGCACCGCCCACCGCCACCCTTTTCACCTCCCTCTCTTCTCCAAACCCCTCATCTCTTCTCCTCCGCTTCTTAAGCCCTTCCCCTGCTCCTCCTCGACGAAACCGTGTCCCTCCCTCCGCGCGTCTTGCTCCTCCAAATCATCGTCGAATTCCCTCGCGCCCGTCATCAAGATCGCTTccgtcgctgcagccacctccatcGCCGCGGCTGCCCTCTTCCTCGCCCGCCTGTGCCCACCCgctctcgccgccgccgccgccgccgcccctccCGCCCCCGCCGTCCAATCCGACGCCCTGCCCTCCGATGCCTCCTCCGAGACCACCCCCCTCACCGAGGCGGAGAAGGAGCGGATCCTCGAGGAGCGGCTGGACTCCCACCCCGACGACGTCCGGTCACTCCGCGCCCTCATGGAGCTCAAGGTCAAGGCTGGGAAGCTCGCCGAGGCCATTGGCATCGTCGACCGGCTCATCGCCCTCGAGCCCGCCGAGAAGGACCTCCCTCTCCTCAAGGCCCACCTGCAGAGCTACGATGGCGACACGGAGACTGCGAAGCGAGGATTCGAGGAGCTCCTCGAGAAAGACCCCTTCTTGGTTGAGGCCTATCACGGGCTCATAATGGCCACCTCGCAGTCGGAGGACGATGGCGACCTCGACGCCATCTTGAAGAGAGTCGAGGACGCGATGGAACTGTGCAAGAAGGCCAGGAGAAAGGAGGACTTGAGGGACTTTAAGCTGCTGATGGCACAAATTAGGGTTATAGAGGGGAGGTACGAGGACTCGCTTAAGATATATAAGGAACTGGTGAAGGAGGAGCCAAGGGATTTCCGGCCTTATCTTTGTCAGGGCATCATATACACATTGTTGAGGAAGAAGGATGAGGCAGAAAAGCAATTCCAGACGTACCGGAGACTCGTCCCAAAGGGCCACCCTTATGCACAATACTTTGACGATAACATGATTGCGATGAAGGTCTTCGGGCAGATGGATGAAAACAGAAGAAAGGCTGCACTGAAAAATTAG
- the LOC135617247 gene encoding putative pentatricopeptide repeat-containing protein At5g59900, which yields MNRRRRSPLLHPACFLLARPHSAGIPVRPPNPPSPDNNERDEGFVKILCDILRSRPQGWRAALASPFVANRLRPRHVERLLLILHHQRHDDPRLALRFFDFLGLHHRFPHSPLSFALLAHALLRAGLHWPASSLLQTLASHPGVLPVDAFRAVAEAGRLCGAPRSTIAFDFLVQAYLQIGRPLDTLAVLSLLPEPRTFSDVMHGLAKARMFDLVFAVFDEAARSGITLDVFIYTAVVKAFCELKDLNSAKEIISRMEADGANSSVVPYNVLIHGLCKNRKVTEAMEIKNSLGSSGLKANDVTYCTLVLGLCKVEELETAVEITKEMIDLGLVPTKAVCSTVVDGLRRKGKLEEAFGLVHKLGNVGLIPNLFAYNALINTLCKSGKFDEAESLFAKMKEKGLSPDDVTYSILIDSLCKRGKLNNALQLFGKLKEEGLRVTIYPFNSLINGHCRSGGLTKAEALFREMTDQGLSPNELTYTSLITGYCREGDLASASKLHRQMPENGLTWNTHTFTALISGYCRARLMVKAAGLFDEMVELNVLPNQVTYNVMIEGYCSIGDTATAFQLYDGMVKKGITPDNYTFRSLITGLCMCGRVAEAKEFVDDLHSEHQALNEMSCSSLLHGFCKQERIDDAYDLWKEMVERGVNMDLVCYSVLIYGSLMQQDKVRSHSLLREMINKGIKPDVILYTNIVDAYSKLEKFSEASVIWDKMAVEGCQPNVVTYNVLINGLCKAGFFNKALMLCKEMLVSGVLPNSVTFGSLLDCLTREGNMNKAVMLHRVMLNGILANTVTYNLLIRGFCRTGRIQDAASLVGHMVQNNIFPDCISYSTLIYEYCRTGNLNEAFQLWDEMLRSGLKPDTLAYNLLIRGCIISGELAKASALYDDMIRCNVKPNWATYTSLIHGICSMGTKGRQTFLIE from the coding sequence ATGAATCGGCGTCGTCGTTCTCCGCTCCTCCACCCCGCTTGCTTCCTCCTCGCCCGACCGCACTCCGCCGGGATCCCCGTCCGGCCGCCCAACCCTCCTTCCCCCGACAACAACGAGCGCGACGAGGGCTTCGTCAAGATCCTGTGCGACATCCTCCGTTCCCGCCCGCAGGGCTGGCGCGCCGCCCTCGCCTCCCCCTTCGTCGCCAACCGCCTCCGTCCCCGCCACGTCGAGCGCCTTCTCCTCATCCTTCACCATCAACGCCACGACGATCCTCGCCTCGCTCTCCGCTTCTTCGATTTCCTCGGCCTCCACCACCGCTTCCCCCACTCCCCCCTCTCTTTCGCCCTCCTCGCCCACGCCCTCCTCCGCGCCGGCCTCCACTGGCCCGCGTCTTCCCTCCTCCAGACCCTTGCCTCCCACCCCGGCGTCCTCCCGGTGGACGCCTTTCGCGCCGTCGCTGAGGCCGGCCGCCTCTGCGGCGCCCCCCGCTCCACCATCGCATTCGACTTCCTGGTCCAGGCCTACCTTCAGATCGGCCGCCCTTTGGACACCCTCGCCGTCCTCAGTCTTCTCCCGGAGCCCCGGACCTTCAGCGACGTCATGCACGGATTGGCCAAGGCCAGGATGTTCGATCTGGTCTTCGCGGTGTTCGACGAGGCCGCGAGATCTGGGATCACCCTCGACGTCTTCATCTATACTGCGGTGGTGAAGGCCTTTTGCGAGCTGAAGGATTTGAATAGTGCTAAAGAAATCATTTCCCGGATGGAGGCCGATGGGGCAAATTCTAGTGTCGTCCCGTACAATGTGTTGATTCATGGGCTTTGCAAGAACCGAAAGGTTACGGAGGCGATGGAAATCAAGAATTCTTTGGGGTCGAGTGGGTTGAAGGCCAATGATGTGACTTATTGCACTTTGGTTCTTGGACTTTGCAAGGTGGAGGAGTTGGAAACGGCTGTGGAAATAACCAAGGAAATGATCGACTTAGGCTTGGTACCGACCAAAGCTGTTTGCTCCACAGTAGTGGATGGATTGAGGAGGAAAGGAAAGCTAGAAGAGGCTTTTGGATTAGTTCATAAGCTGGGAAACGTGGGATTGATCCCCAATCTGTTTGCTTATAATGCTTTGATCAATACTTTGTGTAAGAGTGGGAAATTTGATGAAGCTGAATCTCTTTTTGCAAAGATGAAGGAGAAAGGTCTATCTCCGGACGATGTTACCTATTCAATATTGATTGATTCGTTGTGCAAAAGGGGCAAATTGAATAATGCCCTCCAGTTGTTCGGCAAACTGAAGGAAGAAGGTTTGCGAGTTACCATTTACCCGTTCAATTCTTTGATCAATGGGCATTGCCGATCAGGAGGTTTGACCAAAGCAGAGGCTCTCTTTAGGGAGATGACTGACCAAGGATTGTCACCAAATGAATTAACTTATACTTCATTGATAACTGGATATTGCAGGGAAGGGGATTTGGCTAGTGCTTCGAAGCTTCACCGCCAGATGCCTGAGAATGGTTTGACATGGAATACTCATACTTTCACAGCCCTTATTAGTGGATATTGTCGGGCTAGATTGATGGTGAAAGCTGCTGGATTGTTTGATGAAATGGTAGAACTGAATGTGTTGCCGAACCAAGTGACCTATAATGTCATGATAGAAGGATATTGTTCTATAGGAGATACGGCAACAGCTTTCCAGCTATATGATGGGATGGTAAAGAAGGGCATCACCCCAGACAATTATACTTTTAGGTCCTTGATAACTGGCTTGTGTATGTGTGGCAGAGTGGCTGAAGCCAAGGAATTTGTAGATGATCTACACAGCGAGCATCAGGCACTAAATGAGATGAGCTGCAGTTCCCTTCTTCATGGATTCTGCAAACAAGAAAGAATAGATGATGCCTATGATCTCTGGAAAGAAATGGTGGAGAGGGGAGTAAATATGGATCTTGTCTGTTACAGTGTGCTTATTTATGGATCTTTAATGCAGCAGGATAAAGTAAGATCACATTCACTATTAAGAGAAATGATCAACAAAGGAATTAAGCCTGATGTTATTTTGTATACTAATATAGTTGATGCATATTCGAAGCTAGAAAAATTTTCAGAAGCCTCAGTTATCTGGGATAAAATGGCTGTTGAGGGATGTCAGCCAAATGTTGTGACTTATAACGTACTGATAAATGGATTGTGTAAAGCAGGATTCTTTAATAAAGCACTGATGCTTTGCAAAGAAATGCTAGTTAGTGGAGTTCTTCCTAATAGTGTTACATTTGGCTCCTTGCTCGACTGCCTTACTAGAGAAGGAAATATGAATAAAGCTGTAATGCTGCATCGAGTGATGCTTAATGGAATTTTAGCCAATACAGTTACGTACAACCTGCTAATAAGGGGTTTCTGCAGAACTGGGAGAATTCAGGATGCTGCTAGCCTTGTTGGTCATATggttcaaaataatatttttcctgATTGCATTAGTTATTCGACACTAATTTATGAGTACTGCAGAACGGGTAATCTAAATGAAGCTTTTCAGCTATGGGATGAGATGCTTAGAAGTGGATTGAAGCCTGATACGTTAGCATACAATTTACTTATACGTGGTTGCATTATAAGCGGTGAGCTGGCTAAAGCTTCTGCTTTATACGATGACATGATCAGATGCAATGTGAAGCCAAATTGGGCGACATATACCTCTCTTATTCATGGTATAtgctcgatgggcactaaaggacGGCAAACATTTCTTATCGAGTAA
- the LOC135583838 gene encoding histone H2B.11-like: MAPKAEKRPAEKKPAAEKPAEDKEKNAEKSAAEKMLKAEKRLPSKDSASGDRKKKKKTKKGSETYKIYIFKVLKQVHPDIGISSKAMSIMNSFINDIFEKLAQEASRLARYNKKPTITSREIQTSVRLVLPGELAKHAVSEGTKAVTKFTSS, from the coding sequence ATGGCGCCCAAGGCCGAGAAGAGGCCAGCGGAGAAGAAGCCCGCCGCCGAGAAGCCGGCCGAGGACAAGGAGAAGAATGCGGAGAAGTCCGCGGCCGAGAAGATGCTCAAGGCCGAGAAGCGCCTCCCCTCCAAGGACAGCGCGTCCGGcgacaggaagaagaagaagaagactaagAAGGGGAGCGAGACCTACAAGATCTACATTTTCAAGGTGCTCAAGCAGGTGCACCCGGACATCGGCATCTCAAGCAAGGCCATGTCCATTATGAACTCCTTCATCAACGACATCTTCGAGAAGCTCGCCCAGGAGGCCTCTCGCCTCGCCCGCTACAACAAGAAACCCACCATCACTTCTCGCGAGATCCAGACCTCCGTCCGTCTGGTGCTCCCTGGCGAGCTTGCCAAGCACGCAGTCTCTGAGGGGACCAAAGCGGTGACCAAGTTCACCAGCTCTTGA